The DNA segment GGGCATGGTCGGCAGAGAATGACAAGTTACAGGCAATTCTCAGCCAGCATTTAGCTGAACTTCGCTCTAATCGGGATCAAATACACAAACTTGAGCAAATACGAAAAATAGAACTACAACGCTCCAAAGATTATCAGGCGCTTCTCGAAAAAAAATATCTTTCTCAACATGAATATTATGAACAAGACAGTAAGACCATCCAGAATGAACATGATCTCAAGAGCCTGCGTAATCAGGCGCAGCAAATCGAAGAAAGCATCCATCAGGCCGAACAGGAAAAACGCCTGAATATTCAAACGTTCCAACGTGATACGCTGGACGCACTTCGTGAGGCGAACGAACAAATCCCACAGTTGCGCGGGCAACTGGAAAGGACCGAACAGCGGCAATCGCTGATGAACCTGAGGGCGCCGGTAGACGGAACCGTGCAGCAAATGGCTTTTCATACGCTAGGTGGCGTCGTTATGGAAGGGCAGGCAATCATGACGATTGTCCCTCTCGACGATAAAATTGAAGTTGAAACGATGATCGCCAATAAAGATATTGGTTTTGTGAATGTGGGGCAGGATGTCGTCGTCAAAATTGAATCTTTCCCTTATACCCGTTACGGTTACATCACGGGTAAAGTCACCAGCGTCAGTTTTGATGCGATCGAAAATGAGAAGCTGGGATTGGTTTTCAGCGCAATCGTCTCGCTCGATAAAAATTACCTGCTGGTTGAAGGCAAGCGAATTAATCTGGTCGCGGGCATGAATGTCAGCGCTGAAATCAAAACGGGTAAACGCAAAGTCATCGACTATCTTCTTAGTCCGCTGCAGACAAAAGTGGATGAGAGTTTTAAAGAACGCTAGTACATGATGATATTTATTCACAAAAGTGAATCGTTATGCGAAGTGACTTTTTGCGGATTATTACAGCCTTTTTCGCTCTCAGTTCCAGGATGGCTGTTTGATTAACACAAATCATTCAAGTTGGTAACCTTAAATCAGATGCTTTTTACTGATATTAACCAGCCTGTATCATAATTTTCTAATTATGAGGCAATTTTGCTGGCTACCCGATTACAGGGTGGATAACCTGATTCTGTTTTACGGCAGAACCCCTATATAAAGAGAGTATTTATGAGTAACGCTGATATTCGCATGGCCATCGTTGGCGCAGGTGGTCGTATGGGCCGACAGCTGATCCAGGCCGTTTCTGAAGCCGAAGGTGTGGTGCTGGGCGCTGCGCTGGAACGTCCAGGTTCAACGCTTGTCGGTACTGACGCCGGTGAACTGGCGGGGATCGCAAGTGCAGGCGTCAAAGTGAATGAAGATCTGAATGCCGTAGTAAATGACTTCGATGTGCTGATCGATTTCACCCGGCCTGAAGGCACGCTGGTGCATCTGGAATTCTGTCAGAAACACCATAAAGGCATGATTATCGGCACTACAGGCTTCGATGATGCCGGTAAGGCCGCGATTAAGCAGGCTTCAGAGGTTATTCCTGTCGTTTTCGCCGCCAACTTCAGCGTGGGCGTAAACGTCGTCCTCAAACTTTTAGAGAAAGCCGCCAAAGTGATGGGCGATTATACCGACATTGAAATTGTTGAAGCACACCATCGCTATAAAGTGGATGCGCCATCAGGTACTGCGCTGGCGATGGGCGAAGCAATTGCCGGTGCACTGGGGCGTGACCTCAAGGAGTGCGCGGTGTACGCCCGTGAAGGTCATACCGGCGAGCGCTGTCCAAAAAGTATTGGTTTTGCCACCATCCGTGCTGGCGATATTGTCGGTGAACACACCGCGATGTTTGCAGATATCGGAGAACGGGTTGAGATTACTCACAAGGCTTCCAGCCGTATGACCTTCGCAAATGGTGCTGTTCGTGCAGGAAAGTGGATTTCTTCGCATAAGTCAGGTCTTTATGACATGCGTGACGTGCTTGGGTTAGATGATTTGTAGTGGCTAATTTTGATGTGATGTGGTTGTTTTGGTCATAATGTTTTGATAAAAGGGCAGTTCCTTGATTGCCCTTCTCTTTTTTGTTTGAAAATACGAACTTAACCATAAATAGCGCACATAGCTTGCATTTGTTATTGTTAACTCCATTTTTAACCTGCGCGTTGTACGTTTTTTAAACTCACCCGTTCTCCCTTACTGGTCCACATCTACTTTCATCACTGATTTTCATACATCGTCTTCCGCAAACGGTTACTATACTTACTTAGGCTATGCTTTTATGGCTGTGATGAAGCCTTTTCACTGAGTTGTGCGAAAAATAGAGAAATAGTGGTGCTTTTGGTAGACAAACCGAACTGCCCTCATTAGAATGCGCCCAATTTGCCGAAAATTGGCTTCCGGAGCGATTTTTGCATTGATTTAGATCGGGTTATCTGAATTAATATGCAAATATTGTGATTTATTATTCTTGGAGGATGCTTTGATAAAGTCAGCGCTATTGGTTCTGGAAGACGGAACCCAATTCCACGGTCGGGCCATCGGGGCAGAAGGTTCGGCAGTGGGGGAAGTGGTCTTCAATACGTCGATGACCGGTTATCAAGAAATCCTCACTGATCCTTCCTATTCCCGCCAGATTGTCACTCTCACTTATCCCCATATCGGTAATGTCGGCACCAATACCGCAGACGCAGAATCTTCCGCAGTACACGCTCAGGGCCTGGTCATTCGCGACTTACCTCTTATTGCCAGCAACTACCGCAGTGAAGAAAACCTTTCTGATTACCTCAAGCGCAACAACATCGTAGCCATCGCCGACATTGATACTCGCAAGCTGACCCGTCTGTTACGTGAAAAAGGCGCACAGAATGGCTGCATCATCGCGGGCGATTCTCCGGATGCGGAACTGGCGATGCAAAAAGCCAAAGCGTTCCCCGGCCTGAAAGGGATGGATTTGGCGAAAGAAGTGACCACCGCAGAATCTTACAGCTGGCAGCAAGGAAGCTGGACGCTCGAAGGTGAACTGCCGGAAGCGAAGAAAGAAGAGGATCTGCCCTTGCATGTGGTGGCTTACGACTACGGTGCAAAACGCAACATCCTGCGCATGCTGGTGGATCGCGGCTGTCGCCTGACGGTGGTTCCGGCGCAAACGCCTGCCGCTGACGTGCTGAAACTCAATCCGGATGGCATCTTCCTGTCTAACGGCCCGGGCGATCCGGAGCCTTGCGACTACGCCATCGCCGCCATCAAAACGTTCCTCGAAACGGATATCCCGGTCTTCGGGATCTGCCTCGGTCATCAGTTACTGGCATTAGCCAGCGGCGCAAAAACGCTGAAAATGAAACTGGGCCACCACGGCGGTAACCATCCGGTTAAAGATATCGACAACAATGTGGTGATGATTACCGCGCAAAACCACGGTTTCGCCGTAGATGAAAACAATCTCCCCGCGAACCTGCGCGTGACCCACAAATCGTTGTTCGACCACACGGTCCAGGGCATCCACCGCACGGACAAACCGGCATTCAGTTTCCAGGGTCACCCTGAAGCCAGCCCGGGCCCGCACGATGCCGCGCCGCTGTTCGATCACTTCATTGAACTGATTAACGCTTTCCGCGCTTCTCGCAACAACGCCGTTCTTACAGGCAAATAAATCAGGAGCAATAAAAAATGCCAAAACGTACAGACATAAAAAGCATCCTGATCCTCGGCGCAGGCCCGATTGTCATCGGCCAGGCTTGTGAATTTGACTACTCGGGTGCGCAGGCGTGTAAAGCGCTGCGTGAAGAAGGTTACCGCGTCATTCTGGTGAACTCGAACCCGGCGACCATCATGACTGACCCGGATATGGCCGATGCGACTTACATCGAGCCAATCACCTGGGAAGTGGTACGTAAAATCATCGAAAAAGAGCGTCCGGACGCTGTGCTGCCAACCATGGGTGGCCAGACCGCACTGAACTGCGCGCTGGAACTGGAACGTCAGGGCGTGCTGGAAGAATTCGGCGTGACCATGATTGGCGCAACCGCAGATGCCATTGATAAAGCCGAAGACCGCCGCCGTTTCGACGTGGCGATGAAGAAAATCGGACTGGATACTGCGCGTTCGGGCATCGCCCACACCATGGAAGAAGCGCTGGCAGTTGCTGCTGACGTCGGTTTCCCTTGCATCATTCGCCCATCATTTACCATGGGTGGTACCGGTGGCGGTATCGCGTATAACCGCGAAGAGTTTGAAGAGATTTGCGAGCGCGGTCTGGATCTGTCTCCTACCAAAGAGCTGCTGATTGATGAGTCGCTGATTGGCTGGAAAGAGTACGAGATGGAAGTGGTGCGTGATAAAAACGATAACTGCATCATCGTCTGCTCTATCGAAAACTTCGATGCGATGGGTATCCATACGGGTGACTCCATCACTGTGGCACCGGCGCAGACCCTGACCGACAAAGAATACCAAATCATGCGTAACGCCTCGATGGCGGTACTGCGTGAAATCGGCGTGGAAACCGGTGGCTCCAACGTCCAGTTCTCGGTGAACCCGAAAAATGGCCGTCTGATTGTTATCGAAATGAACCCACGCGTTTCCCGTTCGTCCGCACTGGCATCAAAAGCGACCGGTTTCCCGATTGCGAAAGTGGCGGCCAAACTGGCGGTAGGTTATACCCTCGATGAACTGATGAACGACATCACCGGCGGCAAAACGCCTGCATCGTTCGAACCCTCCATCGACTACGTTGTGACGAAGATTCCTCGCTTCAACTTCGAAAAATTTGCCGGTGCTAACGACCGTCTGACCACGCAGATGAAATCTGTCGGCGAAGTGATGGCGATCGGCCGCACGCAGCAGGAATCCCTGCAAAAAGCGTTGCGCGGTCTGGAAGTGGGTGCGAGCGGCTTTGACCCGAAAGTGAATCTGGATGACCCGGAAGCGCTGACCAAAATCCGTCGCGAACTGAAAGAAGCCGGTGCCGAACGTATCTGGTACATCGCCGACGCCTTCCGTGCCGGGATGTCCGTGGACGGTATCTTCAACCTGACCAACGTTGACCGCTGGTTCCTGGTGCAGATTGAAGAGCTGGTGAAACTGGAAAATGAAGTGGCCGAAGGCGGCTTCAACATCCTGACCCACGACTACCTGCGCATGCTTAAACGCAAAGGCTTTGCTGACCTGCGTCTGGCCACTCTGGTCGGCGTTTCAGAAAGCGAAGTGCGCAAACTGCGCCATAAATACAATCTGCACCCAGTCTACAAACGTGTTGATACCTGTGCGGCGGAATTTTCTACCGATACCGCTTACATGTACTCCACGTATGAAGAAGAGTGCGAATCCAACCCGACCAACGACAAGCCAAAAATCATGGTGTTGGGCGGTGGTCCGAACCGTATCGGTCAGGGCATCGAGTTCGATTACTGCTGCGTACATGCCTCACTGGCGCTGCGTGAAGACGGTTACGAAACCATCATGGTGAACTGTAACCCGGAAACCGTATCCACCGATTACGACACCTCAGACCGTTTGTACTTCGAATCCGTCACGCTGGAAGACGTGCTGGAAATCGTGCGCATTGAGAAGCCAAAAGGCGTCATCGTGCAGTACGGCGGCCAGACTCCGCTGAAGCTGGCGCGTGAACTGGAGGCTGCTGGCGTGCCGATTATTGGCACCAGCCCGGACGCTATTGACCGTGCCGAAGACCGCGAACGTTTCCAGCAGGCGGTTCATCGCCTGGGCCTGAAACAGCCGGCGAACGCCACCGTGGCAACCATCGAACAAGCGGTTGAGAAAGCCAGCGGTATCG comes from the Enterobacteriaceae bacterium Kacie_13 genome and includes:
- a CDS encoding HlyD family type I secretion periplasmic adaptor subunit, with amino-acid sequence MKLFIHASKELCGKYYLVWREIWKLRSRLDPPKRDGDERVFLPANLEITETPISVAPKYVARTIIFFTLIAFLWALIGKIDIVAVTQGKTIVTGHSKQIQSLETSVVKNIYVKNGDYVHAGQKIIELSGIGSDSDSEQSRRALEAAQLTKLRNDALMNVIEKGGLIEINKSEAIQDGLKQPEVVDAEELARNQFGAWSAENDKLQAILSQHLAELRSNRDQIHKLEQIRKIELQRSKDYQALLEKKYLSQHEYYEQDSKTIQNEHDLKSLRNQAQQIEESIHQAEQEKRLNIQTFQRDTLDALREANEQIPQLRGQLERTEQRQSLMNLRAPVDGTVQQMAFHTLGGVVMEGQAIMTIVPLDDKIEVETMIANKDIGFVNVGQDVVVKIESFPYTRYGYITGKVTSVSFDAIENEKLGLVFSAIVSLDKNYLLVEGKRINLVAGMNVSAEIKTGKRKVIDYLLSPLQTKVDESFKER
- the dapB gene encoding 4-hydroxy-tetrahydrodipicolinate reductase, translating into MSNADIRMAIVGAGGRMGRQLIQAVSEAEGVVLGAALERPGSTLVGTDAGELAGIASAGVKVNEDLNAVVNDFDVLIDFTRPEGTLVHLEFCQKHHKGMIIGTTGFDDAGKAAIKQASEVIPVVFAANFSVGVNVVLKLLEKAAKVMGDYTDIEIVEAHHRYKVDAPSGTALAMGEAIAGALGRDLKECAVYAREGHTGERCPKSIGFATIRAGDIVGEHTAMFADIGERVEITHKASSRMTFANGAVRAGKWISSHKSGLYDMRDVLGLDDL
- the carA gene encoding glutamine-hydrolyzing carbamoyl-phosphate synthase small subunit; the protein is MIKSALLVLEDGTQFHGRAIGAEGSAVGEVVFNTSMTGYQEILTDPSYSRQIVTLTYPHIGNVGTNTADAESSAVHAQGLVIRDLPLIASNYRSEENLSDYLKRNNIVAIADIDTRKLTRLLREKGAQNGCIIAGDSPDAELAMQKAKAFPGLKGMDLAKEVTTAESYSWQQGSWTLEGELPEAKKEEDLPLHVVAYDYGAKRNILRMLVDRGCRLTVVPAQTPAADVLKLNPDGIFLSNGPGDPEPCDYAIAAIKTFLETDIPVFGICLGHQLLALASGAKTLKMKLGHHGGNHPVKDIDNNVVMITAQNHGFAVDENNLPANLRVTHKSLFDHTVQGIHRTDKPAFSFQGHPEASPGPHDAAPLFDHFIELINAFRASRNNAVLTGK
- the carB gene encoding carbamoyl-phosphate synthase large subunit → MPKRTDIKSILILGAGPIVIGQACEFDYSGAQACKALREEGYRVILVNSNPATIMTDPDMADATYIEPITWEVVRKIIEKERPDAVLPTMGGQTALNCALELERQGVLEEFGVTMIGATADAIDKAEDRRRFDVAMKKIGLDTARSGIAHTMEEALAVAADVGFPCIIRPSFTMGGTGGGIAYNREEFEEICERGLDLSPTKELLIDESLIGWKEYEMEVVRDKNDNCIIVCSIENFDAMGIHTGDSITVAPAQTLTDKEYQIMRNASMAVLREIGVETGGSNVQFSVNPKNGRLIVIEMNPRVSRSSALASKATGFPIAKVAAKLAVGYTLDELMNDITGGKTPASFEPSIDYVVTKIPRFNFEKFAGANDRLTTQMKSVGEVMAIGRTQQESLQKALRGLEVGASGFDPKVNLDDPEALTKIRRELKEAGAERIWYIADAFRAGMSVDGIFNLTNVDRWFLVQIEELVKLENEVAEGGFNILTHDYLRMLKRKGFADLRLATLVGVSESEVRKLRHKYNLHPVYKRVDTCAAEFSTDTAYMYSTYEEECESNPTNDKPKIMVLGGGPNRIGQGIEFDYCCVHASLALREDGYETIMVNCNPETVSTDYDTSDRLYFESVTLEDVLEIVRIEKPKGVIVQYGGQTPLKLARELEAAGVPIIGTSPDAIDRAEDRERFQQAVHRLGLKQPANATVATIEQAVEKASGIGYPLVVRPSYVLGGRAMEIVYDEIDLRRYFQNAVSVSNDAPVLLDRFLDDAVEVDVDAICDGERVLIGGIMEHIEQAGVHSGDSACSLPCYTLSKEIQDVMRHQVEKLAFELSVRGLMNVQFAVKNNEVYLIEVNPRAARTVPFVSKATGVPLAKVAARVMAGQTLAQQGITEEVIPPYYSVKEVVLPFNKFPGVDPILGPEMRSTGEVMGVGRTFAEAFAKAQLGSNSGMKKAGRALLSVREGDKGRVVDLAAKLLKRGFELDATHGTAVVLGEAGINPRLVNKVHEGRPHIQDRIKNGEYVYIVNTTAGRQAIEDSKLIRRSALQYKVHYDTTLNGGFATAMALSSDPTEQVISVQEMHAKIKG